One region of Candidatus Nealsonbacteria bacterium genomic DNA includes:
- a CDS encoding PD-(D/E)XK nuclease family protein: protein MIIMINSIKLSPSSLNLFLECPCCFWLEKKKGIRRPQPYPYALNAAVDILLKQEFDVYRKQGSPHPLLLEKKLNAKLFANQTLLNKWRNNFEGIRHLDKETGVTLFGAVDDVLEFPDGKLAPLDYKSTGSAVPTVYDRFQLQMDVYTYLLEKNGYQTTKKGYLAFYVVDKTNGFDARLPFKKELQEIETDPLSVVETFKNAIAVLKRETPPPHSADCEHGQWLSKAGKF, encoded by the coding sequence ATGATAATAATGATCAATTCCATAAAACTTTCACCCAGTTCGTTAAATTTATTTTTGGAATGTCCTTGTTGTTTTTGGCTTGAAAAGAAAAAGGGGATAAGAAGACCACAGCCTTATCCTTATGCTTTAAACGCAGCCGTGGACATACTTTTAAAACAAGAATTTGACGTTTACAGAAAACAGGGGAGCCCTCATCCTTTATTATTAGAAAAAAAATTAAATGCCAAACTTTTCGCCAACCAGACGCTTTTAAATAAATGGCGGAATAATTTTGAAGGAATCAGGCACTTAGATAAAGAAACCGGCGTCACTCTTTTTGGGGCGGTAGACGATGTCTTAGAGTTTCCCGACGGCAAATTAGCGCCGCTTGACTATAAATCAACCGGCAGCGCAGTTCCGACCGTATACGATCGTTTTCAGTTGCAAATGGATGTATATACTTATCTTTTGGAAAAAAACGGATACCAAACTACTAAAAAAGGTTACTTAGCTTTTTATGTTGTAGATAAAACAAATGGTTTTGACGCTCGCTTGCCGTTTAAAAAAGAATTACAAGAAATAGAGACTGACCCCTTAAGTGTTGTTGAAACTTTTAAAAATGCCATTGCTGTTTTGAAAAGAGAAACTCCGCCACCCCACAGTGCAGACTGCGAGCATGGCCAATGGTTAAGCAAAGCCGGTAAATTTTAA
- a CDS encoding prepilin-type N-terminal cleavage/methylation domain-containing protein, translated as MKLKEKNSFTLIELLVVISIIAILSSAVLVYMKPTKENAKLAGELEFRSSVSGALGAYVTGAWMFEGATIGEAGYDSSGYKNNCIPSSGGNFVYASSAHRALGNALSMSGNKWFNCGDSSSRPNLFPTDITMEAWAKAETLDNNYRGIVTNKYGNNYGINLYMHRNNIGSRIGTIQGSSRNNTLVTTTKAPSIGTWYHIVVTYNSKNRKAVLYVNGKIEKELTLPGTRILAYSITNNFFGIGCNYKTNNTTNCNDRFIGTIDDVKVYDQSLLTFEIKQHYAEGLKKLELAGLK; from the coding sequence ATGAAATTAAAAGAAAAAAATTCTTTTACTCTTATTGAATTGTTAGTCGTAATTTCAATTATTGCCATTTTATCCAGCGCAGTATTGGTTTACATGAAGCCAACAAAAGAAAATGCAAAACTTGCTGGTGAGCTTGAATTTAGAAGCTCTGTTAGTGGTGCTTTGGGCGCTTACGTCACAGGAGCTTGGATGTTTGAAGGTGCCACCATTGGTGAGGCGGGATATGATAGCTCTGGCTATAAAAATAATTGTATACCCAGTAGCGGAGGAAACTTTGTTTATGCTTCCAGTGCTCATCGCGCCTTGGGCAACGCACTTAGTATGAGCGGTAATAAATGGTTTAATTGCGGCGACAGCAGTTCTCGGCCGAATTTATTTCCTACCGACATTACGATGGAAGCTTGGGCCAAGGCTGAAACCTTAGATAATAATTATAGAGGAATAGTTACAAATAAATATGGTAATAATTACGGAATAAATTTATATATGCATCGGAATAATATAGGTTCGCGCATTGGAACAATTCAAGGTAGTAGTCGCAATAATACTCTCGTAACTACCACCAAGGCTCCATCGATAGGAACTTGGTATCACATAGTTGTTACTTATAATTCTAAAAATAGAAAAGCCGTCCTTTATGTTAACGGTAAAATAGAAAAAGAGTTAACGTTGCCCGGAACTAGAATTTTAGCTTATTCAATTACTAATAATTTTTTTGGAATAGGTTGTAATTATAAAACCAATAACACAACAAATTGCAATGATCGTTTTATTGGAACAATTGACGATGTCAAGGTTTACGACCAATCCCTATTAACTTTCGAAATTAAGCAACATTATGCGGAAGGATTAAAAAAATTAGAATTAGCCGGTTTGAAATAA